The following are encoded in a window of Pseudomonas multiresinivorans genomic DNA:
- the guaD gene encoding guanine deaminase: MSTQAKAYRASILHSVADPAEVGVEQSYQYFEDGILLVEDGKVARLGHAAELLPQLGGVEVVEYRDALITPGFIDTHIHYPQTGMIASYGEQLLDWLNTYTFPTEKQFADPAHAADVAGIFLKELLRAGTTTALVFGTVHPQSVDALFDAAEKLDLRLIAGKVMMDRNAPDYLTDTAESSYTDSKALIERWHGKGRLLYAVTPRFAPTSTPEQLDAAGRLLKEFPGVYLHTHLSENLKEIEWVKELFPERKGYLDVYDHHGLLGPRSVFAHGVHLCDGECQRLSETGSSVAFCPTSNLFLGSGLFDLAKLEKHKVKVGLGTDVGAGTSFSQLQSLNEAYKVMQLQGIKLDPFKSLYLATLGGARALELEDKVGSFAQGNEADFVVLDYKATPLLDYRLQQAKTLEEKLFALVILGDDRTVKETFAHGRNVHRRG, from the coding sequence ATGAGCACTCAAGCCAAAGCCTACCGCGCCAGCATCCTGCACAGCGTCGCCGACCCGGCCGAAGTCGGCGTGGAGCAGTCCTACCAGTATTTCGAGGACGGCATCCTGCTGGTGGAAGACGGCAAGGTCGCCCGCCTCGGCCACGCCGCCGAGCTGCTGCCGCAACTGGGCGGCGTGGAAGTGGTCGAGTACCGCGACGCGCTGATCACCCCCGGCTTCATCGACACCCACATCCACTACCCGCAGACCGGCATGATCGCCTCCTACGGCGAGCAACTGCTGGACTGGCTGAACACCTACACCTTCCCCACCGAGAAGCAGTTCGCCGACCCGGCCCACGCCGCCGATGTCGCCGGCATCTTCCTCAAGGAACTGCTGCGCGCCGGCACCACCACCGCGCTGGTGTTCGGTACCGTGCACCCGCAGTCGGTGGACGCCCTGTTCGACGCCGCCGAGAAGCTCGACCTGCGCCTGATCGCCGGTAAGGTGATGATGGACCGCAATGCCCCGGACTACCTGACCGATACCGCCGAAAGCAGCTACACCGACAGCAAGGCGCTGATCGAGCGCTGGCACGGCAAGGGCCGCCTGCTCTACGCGGTGACCCCGCGCTTCGCCCCGACCAGCACCCCGGAACAGCTCGACGCCGCTGGCCGCCTGCTCAAGGAGTTCCCGGGCGTGTACCTGCACACGCACCTGTCGGAAAACCTCAAGGAAATCGAGTGGGTCAAGGAGCTGTTCCCGGAGCGCAAGGGCTATCTGGACGTCTACGACCACCACGGCCTGCTCGGCCCGCGCTCGGTATTCGCCCACGGTGTGCACCTGTGCGACGGCGAGTGCCAGCGCCTGTCGGAAACCGGCTCGTCCGTGGCCTTCTGCCCGACCTCCAACCTGTTCCTCGGCAGCGGCCTGTTCGACCTGGCGAAGCTGGAGAAGCACAAGGTGAAAGTCGGCCTGGGCACCGACGTCGGCGCCGGCACCAGCTTCTCCCAGCTGCAATCGCTGAACGAGGCCTACAAGGTCATGCAGCTGCAGGGCATCAAGCTCGACCCGTTCAAGTCGCTGTACCTGGCCACTCTCGGTGGCGCCCGCGCACTGGAGCTGGAAGACAAGGTCGGCAGCTTCGCCCAGGGCAACGAGGCCGACTTCGTGGTCCTCGACTACAAGGCCACCCCGCTGCTGGACTACCGCCTGCAGCAGGCGAAAACCCTGGAGGAGAAACTCTTCGCACTGGTCATCCTCGGCGACGACCGTACCGTGAAGGAAACCTTCGCGCACGGCCGCAACGTGCATCGCCGCGGTTGA